ATTTCACCTAATTTAATTTCAGTGAATCACGGAAATTCTTtaatgttttgttttttattctctTCATAAATAGGTATTTAATAACTTTGTTTCAAATAGACTGCTCACTTATGTACTACACTCGTTTATCCTGTCTTTCGTATAGTCCggctttttttgtttctgttcttAGAATAACATTTAAAATAATTCCTCTTAATATTGGCATATTTCCTTAGTAAGTACACCCCATAAATGGCGAGCTTCATCGTCgttaccatcatcattatcatccctATTATGCACGCTCCTGCACGAgacaaagaagacgacgactccAGCTCATTCTTCGACAACGGCTGATTTTTGGACGCTGTCGGCTCCGCAGAGTGAATTCGCAGCAAAGGCCAGCCATCGTCGGTGCCCCTGGCTCCGCTTCGCCCAAGCAGCGCCATTACGTGCCTACGAAGCATTCAGTGCCTGTTCGTACACGCtgcacaacagcagcagaagcagcgatGGCAGTTCCCGATGAGGCCTCGCATCCCGGCGTGGCGGGTGCATCATTGAGCAGTGAGGTGCAACAATGCTGCAAGCGGCGATCGCACGTTCCGCCACCGCCAAGTGCCTTGATGCCGTTCGCACATGAAAAGAGGCGTTGGGTGGCCGCCATGAAAGCGAACGAAAACAACCAGCGCGTTAGCAGCCGCCTGGCAATGCTCTGGCGTCTTCTCCGCGCCGCCGACAAGCAGCCCCTCCTGCGCAAGGTAGCCGAAGCAGTCGCCGTCCACCGATGGAAATACCCGGACTACGCGCACCACCCGCGTGAGGCCCGCCGGCGCAAGGAGCAGGAACGCATTGCCAAGCAGGTTACCAGCAAGCTGAAGAACGCCAGTTCCTGGGACAAGGAGCAGCAGCCGACAACTTGCACGGTCGCGGCCCAGGGTCGAAGCAGCCCGAATATCCAGCAGCAGCTGCATCTGCCACCACTGTCGCCGACGCCAAGCAGCAAACACCGTGGTACCATCAGTGCTGCTCGAGTCGGCGCTTCGGGCGCAGGTCAGGGAACTGTGGCTTCTATGTCGACGGACAATGTCCCGGCCACGACCAAGGATCTCGAAGGACAAGCCGTGCCTGTAAAGGTGGCTGCCTTAAGAGCCTTGGCTTAATTGTTGAAGAGGCAGCCACAACACTTCCACAATTATGCTGAGCTGACCTTGATCAAGATCTTCGGAGCATTCAAGCAGCCTGAGGAGAGCCGTGCTGCCGAGCTGTGTTCTATGAAGGCTGCTGCTGCGCTACCACCCGAGCAAACAATGGGGCTGCTACACTCGCTCATCGGGCAGTCGGACGACCGTCACTGCAATCAAGGTCATGTCTCGTAACGTGGAACAGCATCCAAAAAAGGATAATTGTGGAACTTCTGCCTCAGATGATGTCCGTTTTGGTGAAGGCATAGCATGACGGTGAGAATTGTCTATCGAAGGCGGAAGTATTTTGTAGGGTGACGTTGCATGGCGTGCTCGGCTCTGAATTGAAAAACTTGATTCCGGTGTTATAGCGGTCGATGTAGGCCACCATTTATCTATTTTTTGCATATTGCAACCGTCCATTCCATAAAGACACATTAACGAAGCAACAATAAATACGTTAATATCTCTGATTATGCACACTGACTGGTCTGAGGTGATTAGTGACACTAATGTAGAAtcttctttctctcgctttcaaAGAATAATGGTCGATTTCTCCGATCGCGCATTTCCGCTCTGCGTTTGCAAAAAAAGCATAAAAAGGCAAGAAAGCCTTGGATATCTTCGGCACTTGATTGCAGCATACAAAAAGGAAAAAAGGTTATACGTGGGGTGTGAGGTTTGCGGTACAAGCAGCATTGATATGTTCCTGGAAGAATTCACTATCGACGAAGTGACCCTTTCTATAACTGAGCTGCCTGATAATTTTAATGAGCACTTCTTATTTTCCGGTAAATTAAAGAACCCCATGACAAGAGCAAGTGATCACATGTATTACGTTCATTTACAAGTAAGAGAGCGTTTTCTCAGAACTTACGAGTGAGGCGAAAATAATGGGCATTATCAACTCATTCAACAACAGTTGTGCAGCAGGTCTTGATGAGAAAGCTGAACCAATTAAAGCGGTTGCTACCATGATTGCTCTCCAGCTCACTCATGTATACAACTGCGTGCTTCAAGACGGGCGGTTCCCGGATGAGCTCAAATTAGCCCGGATAAGTGTTATTCGCAAGAGAGGCGCGAAGAATGATTTCGACAATTGCCGGCCGATATCAGTGCTAGGTAATTTTTCGAAGGTTATTGAACCTGTTTTTTTGTCATCTCTTTGACTATTTAGTGAAATGCAAGTTAATTTCACCATACCAGTTTGGATTCCAAAAAACGAAGTCAACAGAATTAGCACTTTTGTATGTTACAGAATGGCTTATAGAAAACACTGAACAAAAATTACTAATAATTGGAGTATTCCTCGATATGAAGAAAGCCTTGGATTCCGTCAAACATCACATCTTACTAAGTAAACTTGCTAGATAAAGCATACGAGGGCGAGCCCTTCAACTTATAGAAAGGTACCTAAAAGATCGAAAAGTGTGTGACATATGACTCAGCCTTCTGAAACATAGAGCCTACCGTGTGGTAAAAATTTGGatttacgaaatttttaaaaatcgcctgtggctggtagcataattcttatggTTGAGgttggttattcgaagaggtggacaatAGTAACACGAAAATTCCAAACATATTTTCAACTCATTACCAAAAATTgtctaatgaacttcttagttaattaatttacgacaaataatgcagtttacgaattgtagccggtgaggttgcaagacgcgtccgcttgaaatgaatttccagaataacaccagtttcgtgatattatTTCCCagagtgtgggacgaaatacatgggcgacCCGCCACGGTTGCTCACTGGCTATGGTGACGGGCTGCTgaacatgaggtcgcgggatcgattctctgccacggcggccgcatttcgatgggggcgaaatgcgaaaacacccgtgtacttagatttaggtgcacgttaaagaaccccaggtggtccaaatatccggaatccccctctacggcgtgcctcattatcagatcttggttttggcacgtaaaaccccataatttattttaaatatatgggcgttccagttttttttttgtctgcttcaatatataaaacagcattttggtataaaagtaagtggaacaacagtgcatttttacgtcgagtttgatggagcatatctccaaagtggtgtcattctggaaattcattccaagtggatacgcgtgacaagctcaccggctggaattcgtaaattgcaatatgtgtcgcgaACTAATTAACTACGAAgataattggtgaatttttgtgaattcgTTGAATTTgttttttgatttctcgtgctactaatgtctgcttCATCTAATAAGCCAGCTCAATGATagtaattatgctatctgccactggcaatttttcgaaattccgtaaagcttaattttggaCACCCGGTATATTAGCGGGCGTGCCCCAGGGTTCGATCTTAGGACCGGTGCTTTATTTCAGTACATCAATGATGTAGCGTCTATCCCAGATACACACAAAAAATACTCCTATACGCCGGCGACACCAAcggtttttttttctggcactaGTCTATCAAAAGTAGGAACAGGTAAGAATAACTGGCTGCATTAACTCTCTGAATGGCTAGATAGAAATGTATTAGAgtgtaataaaaataaaacaaagtacgTCCTTTTTAGAGCTCGAAAAACTATCGCTAACAATGTTTCCTTACATTTTCGTAACAACGTGATGTAGCCAGTTTGTTACGAAAATGTAAGGAAACATTGTTAGCGATGGTCTTACGAGCTCTAAAAAGGACGTacgttgttttatttttattactgcAATACTAGACCAATACTAACCAATACTAGACCAAATCCAATATTAGACCAAAAGTTCGAGGTCGAAGAGGTTGCGAACAGTACTACAAGAGCTCAACAGCAAATCAGCCTCGGGCCCGGATGGTATTACTAATAAGATCCTAAAGAATCTAGAACCGGACTCAATCAAGTTCCTTACCTAGGAAATCCACACAGTCTGGAGGCAAGGCGCCCTTCCCCCCACATGGAAAACGGCCCTAACACTCTTAATACCAAAACCCGGCAAATTTCCCAGCACAGATAACCtaagaccaatctcgctcacatcatgcgTCGGCAAAGCTGCAGAACATGTTATCCTTAATCGCCTCAGCAGATACCTAGAAGACAATGAAATTTACCCACATTCAATGATCGGCTTCTGAGCGCGGCTACCGACACGAGACGCAATGAAACCCATCAAAGATCAGATCAACAACAACTCCAGAGACCTCGAAAAAGTATTCGatatgtgatatgacgatttattagacgtctcacgcaatcgaggcagtccacgaacgctgatggtgcgcacagcgacagacgcaagagcacttctttctcttcttcactacaatggcccccgggagaggagatgagccatcctggcgacctacggcgtaggtacgatcagggggtcatagtatggcttaagtgggctgccatgaaccgtgtcacgtccgcgatgtctaaggtcgtgtgatggcgtcacaggctcgacaacgtagttgacagccgaggtacggtcgatgacgcggtagggaccatcaaagcgtgcaagaagtttggttgaaaggccagggctgtgaggtgggatccacaaccaaacaagggaaccaggcggaaaatttggtgtaggcacgttactgtcatgccgcagcttttggcggcCTTGAGTGGCgatcgtaagggtacgggcgagctgcctacagtcctctgcgtatttggcggcttcagacactggcgtgcattcagaagcgtcgggtcggtatgggagcagggtgtccattgtacacgagggctcgcgaccatataacagaaagaatggcgaaaagccagtggtagcttgtgtggcggtattataggcatacgtgacgaacggcaaaacagtgtcccagttactgtggtccgaggcaacgtacatagtcaacatgtcaccgagtgtgcggttgaacctctctgtcaagccgttcgtttgtgggtggtaggcggtagacttgcggtgaacgatgctgcatgcagcgagaagggcttgtattacttcggacaggaacacacgcccccggtcgctgagcagttcgcgtggtgctccatgtcgaagaacgaagttccgcaagatgaagaaggcaacgtgacgcgcagaagccgccggaagtgcggcagtctcggcgtagcgcgtcaagtggtcgacgcctacaattatccatcggttacccgaggaactgtagggaagcggcccgtataggtctatgccgacgcgatcaaatggcctggccgggcaggggagcggctgtaactcgccaggagggcgctgttgaattttacgccttcgGCACGCCGTGCAAGtgcgtacgtactggcgcacgaagtgatacatgccgtgcgagtagaaacgctgcctcagccgagtgtacgttttcagaacgccggcgtgaccattatgaggagcggcatggaaataagcgcatatgtcagtacgcatgtgtcgtggtatcacaagcagccatttgcgaccatcaggcaaataatttctgcggtaaaggacgatgtcgtggacagcaaagtgagcggcttggcgacgaagtgttcgagaagagggtgtgacggatggatcgtggaggaaattcagcatagttgaaagcaggggatccttacgttgctcggccggcatatcagcgacgttgatcgtcgacatggatgcgaagggcgttgacactgaagccacatcggaaggtagcggtgatcgggaaagcgcatcggcgtcggagtgctttctgcccgatcggtagacaacgcggatgttatattcttgtaagcgaagtgcccagcggccgaggcgacctgacggatctttcaacgaggacagccagcaaagggcgtggtggtcggtaacaatgccaaaagggcgaccatataggtatggacgaaatttgatgagagcccaaataatggccaagcactctttctctgtgacagagtagttggcttctgccttctttaaagtgcggctcgcatatgcgacgacgtactcgtcgtagccgtctttccgttgcgctaggactgcaccaagtccgatgccactggcgtccgtgtgtagctctgtgggcgctgtcggatcgtagtgtcgaagaatcggcggcgaaatAAGTAGACAACGTAGTTGctggaaggcgtcgtcacacgaagttgaccacgcggagatgccgctgctagccgtaagcaaattggtcagtggtgcgataatagtggtaaaattgcgcacaaaacgccgaaagtaagagcagagccctataaagctgcggagtgccttcagagtagtgggcatcgggaactctgcgaccgcgcgaagcttggctgggtcaggaagtacaccatccttcgaaacaacgtgtcccaatattgttaacttgcgggcagcaaaacggcactttttgatgttgaattggaggccggcagaggtgagacacgtcaggatctcacgcaagcgaacgaggtgcgtcgggaaatcgggcgaaaacacgacaatatcatcaagatagcatagacatgttttccacttgtagttacaaAGGATAGTGtacatcatacgctcgaaagtagcgggcgcgttgcagagcccttatggcattacggtaaattcatacaagccgtcgggcgtgacgaaagcggtcttctcacagtcgtcttcagccatcggcacttgccaatagcaggagcgaagatccaaagatgagaagtactccgcgccttgcagggagtcgagggcgtcatctatccgaggcagcggatagacatctttacgagttatcttattaagccgacggtaatccacacagaagcgtattgagccgtccttcttgcgtactaatactacaggagacgcccaaggactctgggaaggccgaatgacgccacgatgcagcatatcgttgacttgctcggtaattatttgtcgctcggctgccgacacgcggtatggtcgctggcgtaatggtggatgggaaccagtgtggatgctgtgagtgacggtcgccgtacgtcccagggatggttggttgcaatcaaacgacgagcgaaaattctgaagaagcgcgaggacttgctggcggtacgcaggtagcagatcggcgtccaaggcagattcaagaacgtctgacgacgacgacgacaatgatgatgatgatgatgcgcacagaaatggagaagtgagggcgtcgagctcataacaggccatgtcgtcggaagtatcgagaatgtgaagcgggtcaaggggctgaacatgaccaagggattctccacgcagtaaggtcacaggggattgaagcgggttacacacaagcatagtggataatccagatacagtgttgaggacggcaaatggtagaggtagagccttgcgacgtagaaaaataggcgatggtgtaaaaagcaccgtagcgtctggcgcggcggagcaagatacgggcacaagaaccgacatttcgggtggtatgtccGTATTGGACACAACGGTGAGCTTGGCGCCTTTACTTGCGGAAGTGTCAGGCAGCGGGgcatcggaaagcgggaaaagcgccacttcggcccgagcacagtcgatgatggcacgatggtgagacaagaagtcccagccaagaatgatgtcatgtgaacatgaaggaagcacgaaaaattcaacaacataaacaacgtccgcaatgagcactcttgcggtacattgagagAGCggcgctatatgctgcgcactcgcggtacgcagcagcaaaccagacaacggcgtggtgaccttgcggagcttacgacaaagcttttcgtccataacagaaaccgcagccccagtatcaataagcgcaattgtggcggttccttcaaccaaaacgtccagtaaattgcgtggcgactgtgcaggccttgtagaagtcgcgaagctggcagttcgtgcctgcagaactgcagtaactagtttccctcgctaggtgactggcgatgacgtaaggcggaaagcgagcgacgacgtggtgacggagaacgatggttgccgaaagggcttCGAGAAGACGGCagatactctgggtcgggatgcacggaatggccggtagcatcgtgggaatatccatacccaggcattgagacagcagggttagtaggtggcatgcgacgatggcagaagcgcgcgacatggccggcgaaaccgcaagtgGGTCGGTTGGTTGGTtatcggttgtcgcgtgtgcgccaagggttctgaacttggcttcgaggtggaataggaggcgacacgggagttggcactgcttgaggtcgcactgtcgcaggaaatgcgaatctcggcggcgcaggtcgcgctgcgactgtggcataggtcagaggtgccgccacgggaggacatggttgagccaaaggtagcgagtcggcaagttcctcgcgaatggctctcctaatgggagcggccagagatgtgtcaggctgtaggggtcgatcgctgagaggcagcatagacagttggcgcgccacctcctcacgaataaaatccttaatctgaactgAGAGAGAGGATTCTGACGAGGAGTTGGaaggaagcgtgaggcccgagagagagtggccgggtgcaacagcgctgcgcgcaaggaccctctggcgacgcagctcatcgaagctctggcaaagagtgacgacagctgcgacagatgaagggtttcgcgcgagaagcatttgaaatgcgtcgtcctcgatgcccttgaggatgtgcttcacctcaagatagaagatgacggaacgtaacttcgtcgggtcatcccacttgttctcactgacgcgctcataggtagacagccaatcttccacgtcagtctcaccggctccgctgaagacggggggggggggggggtcccgctgccgctggacggcgccgcaaatgatgggcgcggcggaagctgcaggcggattgtcggtaggctcgagcatggtagcggctgaagcagtcggcaacgttcggctgcgaagttccagggtgaggtcggggattgcagcacctccaccaaatgtgatatgacgatttattagacgtctcacgcaatcgaggcagtccacgaacgctgatggtgcgcacagccacagacgcaagagcacttcttgcTCTTCTTCACTACAGATAACATATCACATGAGTTAATACAAGAGACTATCTCGGACCTTAATCTCGGCCCTAGATTCCATGCATATGTCCGCTCTTTCTTAACCAACAGAACAGCTACGCTCAAGATAGGAGAGCTGACGTCGCAAATGCTCACCCTAGGTATCAAGGGCACACCACTAGGAGCAGTCATTTCACCTACCCTTTTCAACCTGGCCCTGGTAGGACTAGGCAGAAAACTCAGCACTAAGGAAGGCATCAAGTACACAATGTACGCAGAATATATCACAATATGCATGGTGCACCGCTGGTAGCAACGGCTTTATTGAAACGACTTTACAGGATACCATCTATGCAATTGAAGAATATCTTGAATCAACAGGCCTGAGATGCTCCGCAGCAAAATCAGAACAACTCCTATACACTCCAACTAGGCCCGGACCCAAGCCAAAAGGATTGTTCTTCGCTAAGGACCGTAAAATCAATATTCCCACGAGAAATGACGGCACAATTCCGATAGTGGAATCAAAGTTCTTGGCATGGCAATCGAAGCAAACGGAGCCAACACTAAGGCGTTGAAACGGCTAATAAACAAGA
The DNA window shown above is from Dermacentor silvarum isolate Dsil-2018 chromosome 1, BIME_Dsil_1.4, whole genome shotgun sequence and carries:
- the LOC119443715 gene encoding sex-determining region Y protein — its product is MAVPDEASHPGVAGASLSSEVQQCCKRRSHVPPPPSALMPFAHEKRRWVAAMKANENNQRVSSRLAMLWRLLRAADKQPLLRKVAEAVAVHRWKYPDYAHHPREARRRKEQERIAKQVTSKLKNASSWDKEQQPTTCTVAAQGRSSPNIQQQLHLPPLSPTPSSKHRGTISAARDKPCL